A window from Bacteroidia bacterium encodes these proteins:
- a CDS encoding lysophospholipid acyltransferase family protein — MATRIVYSLLYILSLLPLGALYALSDIFFLINFYGAGYRREIIRSNLQHAFPEKDREALRRTEKQFYRHFANLMAETVKLVSMSAGSLLERVKLVENEDFKHLANTPKTAIVLTAHYGNWEWGGMALDLHMQKKTMAAYKVQRSAIADNLMHRLRSRFGIEPVPMKLILRRLLREQDTAPIGIFIADQTSTQGEAGLWMEFMHREVPFFAGPESMARRFDLPVYMLFIHRRKRGRYEIRVELISDNSNEMREGDIMKMYIRKLENALRQQPPFWLWSHRRWKHADRRVIF, encoded by the coding sequence TTGGCCACCCGCATCGTTTACTCTCTGCTTTATATTCTCTCCCTGCTTCCGCTGGGTGCATTGTATGCGCTTTCGGATATATTTTTTCTGATCAACTTTTATGGAGCGGGATACCGCAGGGAGATCATTCGTTCCAACCTGCAACATGCATTTCCTGAAAAAGACCGGGAAGCGCTGAGGCGAACAGAAAAGCAGTTTTACCGGCACTTTGCGAACCTGATGGCAGAAACCGTTAAGCTCGTGAGTATGTCAGCCGGATCCCTGCTTGAGCGCGTAAAGCTAGTGGAAAACGAGGATTTTAAACACCTGGCCAATACGCCAAAAACAGCTATTGTGCTGACTGCTCATTATGGCAACTGGGAATGGGGCGGAATGGCGCTGGACCTGCACATGCAGAAAAAAACAATGGCCGCTTACAAAGTGCAGCGAAGCGCCATTGCCGACAACCTGATGCACAGGCTCCGCAGCCGCTTTGGTATTGAGCCGGTGCCAATGAAGCTGATCCTTCGCAGGTTGCTGCGCGAACAGGATACGGCTCCCATCGGCATTTTTATAGCCGACCAGACCAGCACGCAGGGGGAAGCGGGATTATGGATGGAATTCATGCACAGGGAAGTGCCTTTTTTTGCCGGTCCGGAAAGCATGGCAAGACGATTCGATTTACCGGTTTATATGCTCTTCATCCACCGCAGGAAGCGGGGCAGGTATGAGATACGGGTGGAACTGATAAGTGACAACAGCAACGAGATGAGGGAGGGAGACATCATGAAAATGTACATCCGGAAACTGGAAAATGCGCTGAGGCAACAACCTCCATTCTGGCTCTGGAGCCACAGGCGCTGGAAACATGCTGACAGGCGCGTTATCTTTTGA
- the argS gene encoding arginine--tRNA ligase — MHIHNIIQEAAAAAFQKLYDVETDPQTLQVQETRKEFEGDYTLVVFPLTRHSHKSPEQTATDVGEQLIKLNEIETYSVAKGFLNLTIAQSFWHSYLKEAIAEKDLPGFAKPEQPKTIMVEYSSPNTNKPLHLGHIRNILLGYSIAEILKARSHNVIKANLVNDRGIHICKSMLAWQKFGEGKTPESEGIKGDHFVGDYYVVYNTEYQKEMQHMIREGAAPEEAERNAPIQQEARKMLSDWERNDPQVRQLWETMNGWVYEGFEKTYETLGVDFDKFYYESETYLLGKELVLKGLEKGVFFKKEDGSIWVDLADEGLDQKLLLRADGTSVYITQDLGTAQLKFDDYRLDQSVYVVGNEQDYHFKVLSLILKKLEHPVWDKIYHLSYGMVDLPTGKMKSREGTVVDADDLMLEMFEVAEKYTRESGKLAHLEEDERQKLYRQIGLAALKFFILSVDPKKRMTFNPQASIDFQGHTGPFIQYSYARIHSLLAKAKERGLASSELPCPELHSFEIELIKLLYHFGDKLQEAETQMSPAVIAEYGFELAKSYNKFYHELPILPEPDEQKRQFRLRLSEKVGTTLINAMKLLGIEMPERM, encoded by the coding sequence ATGCATATTCATAATATAATACAGGAAGCGGCAGCCGCTGCTTTTCAGAAGCTGTATGATGTAGAAACCGACCCGCAAACTCTTCAGGTGCAGGAAACGAGAAAAGAATTTGAGGGCGACTATACGCTTGTAGTTTTCCCCCTTACCCGCCATAGCCACAAATCGCCAGAACAAACGGCAACTGACGTGGGTGAGCAACTGATAAAGCTCAATGAAATAGAGACGTACAGCGTGGCCAAAGGTTTTTTGAACCTCACCATCGCTCAATCATTCTGGCATTCCTACCTAAAGGAAGCGATCGCAGAAAAAGACCTTCCCGGTTTCGCAAAGCCGGAACAGCCGAAAACCATCATGGTGGAATATTCTTCGCCAAATACCAATAAGCCGCTTCACCTCGGCCATATTCGCAATATCCTGCTGGGATATTCCATTGCGGAAATACTGAAGGCGCGCAGCCACAACGTGATCAAGGCCAATCTGGTGAACGACCGGGGCATCCACATTTGCAAATCAATGCTTGCATGGCAAAAATTCGGAGAAGGCAAAACACCGGAAAGCGAAGGCATAAAGGGAGATCATTTTGTAGGCGACTATTACGTGGTCTACAACACCGAATATCAAAAGGAAATGCAGCACATGATCCGGGAAGGGGCTGCACCTGAGGAGGCGGAAAGAAATGCTCCGATACAGCAGGAAGCCAGGAAAATGCTTTCGGACTGGGAGCGAAATGACCCGCAGGTGCGTCAGCTTTGGGAAACCATGAACGGCTGGGTATACGAAGGATTTGAGAAAACCTACGAAACCCTGGGAGTGGATTTCGATAAATTCTATTACGAATCAGAAACCTACCTGCTGGGAAAAGAATTGGTGCTGAAAGGACTGGAAAAAGGCGTTTTCTTTAAAAAAGAAGATGGTTCCATTTGGGTAGACCTGGCAGATGAAGGTTTGGACCAGAAGCTCCTGCTGCGCGCGGATGGTACCTCTGTCTACATCACTCAGGATCTGGGAACGGCTCAGCTAAAGTTCGATGATTATCGCCTGGACCAAAGCGTTTACGTAGTGGGCAATGAACAGGATTATCATTTCAAGGTGCTTTCCCTCATTCTCAAAAAACTGGAACACCCCGTTTGGGACAAAATATATCATCTTTCTTATGGTATGGTGGATTTGCCCACAGGGAAAATGAAAAGCCGCGAAGGAACCGTGGTGGACGCTGACGACCTGATGCTGGAAATGTTTGAGGTGGCTGAAAAATATACCCGCGAATCAGGCAAGCTGGCTCACCTCGAAGAAGACGAAAGGCAAAAACTCTATCGCCAAATCGGCCTGGCCGCCCTGAAATTCTTTATCCTGAGCGTGGATCCTAAAAAGAGAATGACCTTTAATCCCCAGGCCAGTATTGACTTCCAGGGCCACACCGGGCCATTCATCCAATATTCTTACGCACGCATCCATTCGTTGCTGGCCAAGGCGAAGGAACGCGGCCTGGCGTCAAGCGAGCTTCCCTGCCCCGAACTGCATTCCTTTGAGATAGAGTTGATCAAACTACTCTATCATTTTGGCGATAAACTACAGGAGGCCGAAACGCAAATGAGCCCCGCAGTAATTGCAGAATATGGATTTGAACTGGCAAAAAGCTACAACAAGTTTTATCATGAACTGCCAATATTGCCTGAGCCGGACGAGCAAAAGCGTCAATTCCGCCTCCGGCTTTCTGAGAAAGTCGGCACCACCCTCATAAATGCGATGAAACTGCTGGGCATCGAAATGCCTGAAAGAATGTAA
- a CDS encoding AraC family transcriptional regulator yields MQLFLDAHRLPQSLAKSASFFTSDKYHSEKKTSLSLKQKHGQGEVRAIAFDGDIAFIQLSMKLKEPMDLLLDYKDNNLLCFSFCLQGKFSFKTEGAHSAEILVTPLDSCINSKTAAQPIHFIFPAAREVKCVMVIVDRVKLMKKAEAEMDALPASLQPFFLQDHDHPGFFRQLGKNSEIARITNEIFTSDGNMLSEYLALEAAVLQLVAWQMKQLEAEENGQNNQRNMIRYDWERIMEARDELVHDIRNPPTIKELSRKVGINENKLKKGFKKVFYITLYQYLIIARFKLAKELLEEGRLNISQIAERVGYNNKSHFSNKFKRIYGVLPKDFVKGVQAEKRDNGHFITIGPGG; encoded by the coding sequence ATGCAACTTTTCCTTGATGCCCATAGGCTACCCCAATCTCTTGCAAAATCAGCAAGCTTTTTTACATCTGATAAATATCACAGTGAGAAGAAAACCTCTCTTTCCCTGAAGCAAAAGCATGGGCAAGGGGAAGTTCGTGCAATTGCTTTTGATGGCGATATTGCATTCATTCAGCTTTCTATGAAGTTGAAAGAGCCAATGGACCTGCTTTTGGACTACAAGGATAACAACCTGCTCTGTTTCAGCTTCTGCCTGCAGGGGAAATTCAGCTTCAAAACCGAGGGTGCTCATTCTGCAGAAATTTTGGTTACACCCCTTGATAGCTGCATAAATTCAAAAACGGCAGCACAACCCATTCATTTTATTTTCCCGGCTGCCAGGGAAGTTAAATGCGTGATGGTGATCGTGGACCGGGTGAAACTGATGAAAAAGGCTGAAGCTGAAATGGACGCGCTGCCTGCTTCGCTTCAACCTTTTTTTTTGCAGGACCATGACCATCCGGGGTTTTTCAGGCAATTGGGTAAAAACAGTGAGATCGCCCGAATCACAAATGAAATTTTTACCTCAGATGGAAACATGCTTTCCGAGTATCTTGCCTTGGAGGCGGCCGTGCTTCAACTGGTAGCATGGCAGATGAAACAGTTGGAGGCAGAAGAGAATGGACAGAACAACCAGCGTAATATGATCCGCTATGACTGGGAGCGCATTATGGAAGCGCGAGATGAATTGGTACATGATATCAGGAATCCTCCCACCATCAAAGAGTTATCCCGAAAGGTTGGGATCAATGAAAATAAGCTTAAAAAGGGATTCAAAAAGGTCTTTTACATTACGCTTTATCAATACCTTATTATTGCCCGGTTTAAATTAGCAAAAGAGCTTTTGGAAGAGGGTAGACTAAATATTTCGCAAATCGCAGAACGGGTAGGCTACAACAACAAGAGCCACTTTTCCAATAAGTTCAAGCGAATTTATGGCGTGCTTCCTAAGGATTTCGTTAAGGGCGTCCAAGCTGAAAAGCGCGATAACGGGCATTTCATCACGATTGGTCCAGGCGGCTAA
- a CDS encoding glycosyltransferase family 2 protein has protein sequence MVIPDPHRKALPEVSVVILNWNGRHFLEEYLPSVLNTTYPNLRIIIADNASTDGSVEFLQQQFPEVEIIVNATNEGFAGGYNTALKQIRTDYYVLLNSDVEVTKNWISPVIEVMEQDKNIVACQPKIRMLARRSHFEYAGASGGYIDAYGYPFCRGRLFSELEEDEGQYNTVEEVFWTSGACMFIRPNIFHRFGGFDEDFFAHMEEIDLCWRMKNAGHSLKVVPQSVVYHVGGGSLPKDNPRKTFLNFRNSLIMLQKNLPLKAAFSKIFTRMVLDGVAAMEALAKGKSGFFFAILRAHLSFYFYQPKWISKRKEIKKRLDFHHVKGVYRGSIVKAFFVNGKKKFSDLNPELFSSEQ, from the coding sequence ATGGTAATTCCCGATCCGCATCGAAAAGCGCTGCCAGAGGTTTCTGTTGTGATCCTGAATTGGAATGGGCGCCACTTCCTTGAAGAATACCTGCCTTCAGTGCTGAACACAACCTATCCGAATCTGCGGATCATTATAGCCGATAATGCCTCTACAGATGGTTCAGTGGAATTTCTGCAGCAACAGTTCCCGGAAGTTGAGATCATCGTTAATGCCACCAATGAAGGATTTGCCGGAGGCTACAACACAGCGCTGAAGCAGATCCGGACGGATTATTATGTATTGCTGAATTCGGATGTGGAGGTGACAAAAAACTGGATATCACCGGTGATTGAGGTGATGGAGCAGGACAAAAATATTGTTGCCTGTCAGCCAAAGATCAGGATGCTCGCCAGGCGCAGCCATTTCGAATATGCCGGTGCTTCAGGCGGATATATTGATGCCTACGGCTACCCCTTTTGTCGGGGCCGCCTTTTCTCTGAATTAGAAGAAGATGAGGGACAATACAATACGGTGGAGGAAGTTTTCTGGACTTCTGGCGCCTGCATGTTCATCAGGCCCAATATTTTCCACAGGTTCGGAGGTTTTGACGAGGACTTTTTTGCGCACATGGAGGAAATAGATCTGTGTTGGCGTATGAAGAATGCCGGCCATTCCCTGAAGGTTGTGCCACAATCTGTCGTTTACCATGTGGGTGGAGGCAGCCTGCCCAAGGATAATCCCAGGAAAACATTTCTGAATTTCCGGAACAGCCTTATTATGCTTCAGAAAAATTTGCCGCTCAAGGCTGCTTTCTCAAAAATATTTACCCGCATGGTGCTGGATGGCGTAGCCGCAATGGAGGCACTGGCCAAAGGAAAATCAGGGTTTTTCTTCGCCATTCTACGAGCCCATCTCAGCTTTTATTTTTACCAGCCAAAGTGGATCTCTAAGCGCAAGGAAATTAAAAAACGGCTTGATTTCCATCACGTTAAAGGCGTATACAGGGGAAGCATCGTCAAAGCGTTTTTTGTTAATGGCAAAAAGAAATTCAGCGACCTGAACCCGGAATTGTTTAGTAGTGAACAGTGA
- a CDS encoding LytTR family DNA-binding domain-containing protein translates to MMKHLRILIIEDEEAAAGRLEKLVQQIEPESIILAKLESIEESVKWLKEEEKPDLILMDIHLADGSSFQIFEQMEVKSPVIFITAYDEYAVRAFRLNSIDYLMKPVKKPELQQALERFKKLHEGEKAQLNYHELAKEIRKQEQQVQKRFLVKIGQSLRAVEPEQIAFCYTEEKITFFCTFDGHRYPVDYSLDKLEELLDPHLFFRINRQFIINMKAIDSMYAYSKGRVKVTLKPPAPEQTVVSVERSPKFKNWLEGE, encoded by the coding sequence ATGATGAAACATTTACGAATTCTTATTATCGAAGATGAGGAAGCAGCGGCAGGAAGGCTTGAAAAGCTGGTGCAGCAAATTGAGCCTGAAAGCATAATCCTGGCAAAACTGGAGAGCATTGAGGAATCTGTCAAATGGCTGAAGGAAGAAGAAAAACCTGATCTGATACTCATGGATATTCATCTGGCGGATGGTTCCAGCTTTCAGATCTTTGAGCAGATGGAAGTGAAAAGCCCGGTAATTTTCATCACTGCGTATGATGAATATGCTGTCAGGGCATTCCGGCTCAACAGCATTGATTACCTCATGAAGCCGGTGAAAAAGCCAGAGCTGCAGCAGGCGTTAGAGCGCTTTAAAAAGCTGCATGAGGGTGAAAAAGCCCAACTCAATTACCATGAACTGGCCAAGGAAATACGGAAACAGGAGCAGCAGGTCCAAAAGCGTTTCCTCGTGAAAATAGGCCAATCGCTGAGGGCTGTGGAGCCTGAGCAAATTGCATTTTGCTACACCGAGGAAAAAATTACTTTTTTCTGCACTTTTGATGGCCACCGCTATCCTGTTGATTATTCGCTTGACAAGCTGGAGGAGCTTCTGGACCCCCATCTCTTTTTCAGGATCAACCGCCAGTTTATTATCAATATGAAAGCGATTGACAGCATGTACGCTTATTCCAAAGGCAGAGTAAAAGTAACCCTGAAACCGCCTGCTCCGGAACAAACCGTAGTGAGTGTGGAGCGCTCACCTAAGTTCAAAAATTGGCTGGAAGGGGAATAA
- a CDS encoding two-component regulator propeller domain-containing protein — protein MTRLLPGWRMKFSLALILILIAAGEAWAQVPNFRQYDVEKKFPGIQVNVVYQDPTGFIWFGTNEGLIRFSGTEFQQYNLDSVEAPAVTALHHDEHGQFWTGFSDGTIARFSQGIFQRFEPAGKLPAAAITGIISGSDDILWFSTYGEGLFYFTNNRLYNMSETDRFPDNTVYDIAKDQQGRIWAGTDGGIGICSFRNNRKVIVKINTEDGLPDNIVTALAADEEGNIWIGMHDAGVAKYIVKEERFAEAQPGTWQYGPLKDLTVFDDEIWAGTDGYGIVIIDQHNKLHRQLNYPELLSTKVLDVTGDAEGNVWISTQYGGLFSASRRFSFLKMIGNKKLEDLHAVLAVNGNELLFSDSRGLYNFNFKSKELSQLLHTDENHFVISLYQDTFGFIWAGTFGDGLYRFDEAGNKSHFTEENGLINNNVLSINGEGKTIWFATLGGVSNAELTKGEEVNFRNFSGREGLGTNYIYQVTPGNRGDVWFATDGKGLARFSNGNFGSFNGMGGHDIKSVYSVAADDAGYIWFSTASEGLFRLGGDTVTHIGQEEGLSDLEITAVINAGTDLLVLHKDGIDLVDGKSLTVQNYGSEAGIGDINPDLNAFSRDNAGNVWIATQEGLLRYHAIESGRWKHPKTVLDEMLIYLQPREDFSQTLKHNQNHVSFEFTALWYQNPGQVSFQYRLEGFNEEWIQTQDRMVIYPNLAPGKYNFQVRATANNDFAGIPVIAYSFVIQAPFWTSWWFYALCALFTAAIIYGIVKLRERQMQLEQRLEREKISFQFETLRSQVNPHFLFNSFNTLISIIEEDKEVAVEYVENLSEFFRNILQYRDREVIPLREEIELINAYYYLQRKRYGTNLSLNVNIHTQDLEKYIPPLTLQLLVENAVKHNIISRSKPLEIEIFSTNNHHLIIRNTLQKKQKPERSTGIGLENIRKRYGMMTSEEILIAGEGNHFTVSIPLIEAKPL, from the coding sequence ATGACACGCCTGCTGCCCGGTTGGAGGATGAAATTTAGCTTAGCTCTGATACTTATTCTTATAGCGGCAGGTGAAGCTTGGGCACAGGTTCCCAATTTCCGTCAGTATGATGTAGAAAAGAAGTTTCCGGGCATACAGGTAAATGTGGTGTACCAGGATCCCACAGGATTTATATGGTTTGGCACCAACGAGGGACTGATTCGTTTTTCAGGCACCGAATTTCAGCAGTACAACCTTGATAGCGTTGAGGCCCCGGCCGTAACAGCACTGCACCATGATGAGCATGGCCAGTTCTGGACAGGTTTCAGTGATGGCACCATCGCCCGTTTCAGCCAGGGAATTTTTCAGCGCTTTGAACCTGCGGGGAAATTGCCGGCAGCCGCCATTACAGGGATCATCAGCGGGTCGGATGATATTCTGTGGTTCAGCACCTATGGCGAGGGACTTTTTTATTTTACCAATAACAGGCTGTATAATATGAGTGAAACCGACCGGTTTCCTGACAATACAGTCTATGATATTGCAAAGGATCAACAAGGCCGGATTTGGGCGGGAACGGATGGCGGCATCGGCATATGTAGCTTTAGGAATAACCGGAAAGTGATTGTAAAGATCAACACTGAAGATGGGTTGCCGGACAACATAGTGACAGCCCTTGCTGCCGATGAAGAAGGAAATATCTGGATCGGGATGCATGATGCCGGGGTAGCAAAGTACATTGTCAAAGAAGAGCGATTCGCTGAGGCCCAGCCTGGAACCTGGCAGTATGGCCCGCTAAAGGATTTGACGGTTTTTGATGATGAGATCTGGGCGGGAACAGATGGATATGGAATTGTGATCATTGATCAACATAATAAATTGCACCGACAGCTCAATTATCCGGAGTTGCTGTCCACCAAAGTATTGGACGTAACGGGTGATGCTGAAGGCAACGTCTGGATATCTACGCAGTATGGGGGTCTTTTTTCCGCCAGCCGGAGGTTCAGCTTTCTGAAAATGATCGGCAATAAAAAGCTTGAAGACCTTCATGCGGTGCTGGCAGTTAACGGTAATGAACTCCTATTCAGTGACAGCCGGGGTTTATATAATTTTAATTTTAAATCCAAAGAATTATCTCAATTGCTCCACACGGATGAAAATCATTTTGTGATAAGTCTTTATCAGGACACCTTCGGATTCATCTGGGCCGGCACTTTTGGGGACGGGCTTTACCGGTTTGATGAAGCAGGAAACAAAAGCCATTTTACCGAAGAAAACGGACTGATAAATAATAATGTGCTTTCGATCAATGGTGAGGGCAAAACGATCTGGTTTGCCACATTGGGCGGAGTCAGCAATGCAGAACTCACTAAGGGTGAAGAGGTGAATTTCCGGAATTTCAGTGGCCGTGAAGGCCTCGGCACCAACTACATTTATCAGGTTACACCCGGTAATAGAGGAGATGTTTGGTTTGCTACAGACGGCAAGGGCCTGGCCCGGTTCAGCAATGGCAACTTCGGAAGTTTTAATGGGATGGGTGGGCATGACATAAAAAGTGTGTACTCCGTAGCTGCTGATGATGCGGGTTACATCTGGTTCAGTACGGCTTCAGAAGGGCTGTTCCGGTTAGGAGGCGATACCGTCACTCATATCGGGCAGGAAGAAGGGCTTAGCGACCTGGAAATTACCGCAGTAATAAATGCAGGTACTGATCTTCTTGTATTGCACAAGGATGGAATTGACCTGGTGGATGGAAAATCGCTGACGGTTCAGAACTACGGAAGCGAAGCCGGGATAGGGGATATAAATCCTGATCTTAATGCTTTTTCAAGGGACAATGCCGGCAACGTTTGGATCGCCACGCAGGAGGGATTGCTGCGATATCATGCGATAGAGAGCGGAAGATGGAAGCATCCCAAAACGGTATTGGACGAAATGCTGATTTACCTGCAACCGCGAGAAGACTTCTCACAAACGCTGAAGCACAACCAGAACCATGTCAGCTTTGAATTCACTGCGCTCTGGTATCAAAATCCCGGACAGGTAAGCTTTCAATACCGCCTTGAGGGCTTTAATGAAGAATGGATACAAACGCAGGACAGAATGGTGATCTACCCGAACCTGGCGCCAGGCAAGTACAATTTTCAGGTCAGGGCCACTGCAAATAATGATTTTGCCGGCATTCCGGTCATTGCCTATTCGTTCGTCATCCAGGCTCCATTCTGGACTTCCTGGTGGTTTTATGCCCTGTGTGCGCTATTCACGGCCGCCATTATTTATGGCATTGTGAAACTCCGCGAAAGACAAATGCAACTTGAGCAAAGACTGGAAAGAGAAAAGATAAGCTTCCAGTTTGAGACGCTGCGAAGCCAGGTAAATCCGCACTTTCTCTTCAATAGTTTTAATACGCTCATCAGCATTATTGAGGAGGACAAGGAGGTGGCTGTGGAATACGTGGAAAATCTCTCCGAATTTTTCAGAAATATTCTCCAGTATCGCGACCGGGAGGTGATTCCCCTCCGCGAAGAGATTGAACTGATCAATGCCTACTATTATTTACAACGGAAACGGTATGGCACAAACCTTAGCCTGAATGTGAATATTCATACCCAGGACCTGGAAAAATATATTCCGCCCCTCACCTTGCAATTGCTCGTGGAAAATGCTGTGAAGCATAATATTATTTCACGAAGCAAACCGCTCGAAATAGAGATCTTTTCCACCAATAACCATCATCTCATTATCCGAAATACCCTACAGAAAAAGCAGAAACCTGAGCGTTCAACGGGGATAGGACTGGAGAACATCAGAAAGCGGTATGGCATGATGACGAGTGAAGAGATCTTAATAGCCGGGGAAGGCAATCACTTTACGGTAAGTATTCCATTGATAGAAGCGAAACCTTTATAA
- a CDS encoding YceI family protein, whose amino-acid sequence MKKIKFYHTLIFLLLLIQPGVFYAFSQSQLYTVSSGNVNFTSEAPLELIKASSQNIKGLIDPAKRTFAFSIEMKSFHGFNSPLQQEHFNERYLETDRFPQGTFSGKIIEDIDFEADGSHEVRAKGMLTIHGVAQERIMNAKIMVKDNVLTISSSFLVPLKEHEISIPKIVYQKIAQEIQVEMHVELKKL is encoded by the coding sequence ATGAAAAAGATTAAATTTTATCATACATTGATCTTCCTCCTGTTGCTAATCCAGCCAGGAGTTTTTTATGCTTTCAGCCAGTCGCAGTTGTACACGGTAAGCAGCGGGAATGTGAATTTTACAAGCGAGGCACCGCTGGAACTGATTAAGGCATCATCGCAAAATATCAAAGGATTAATTGATCCTGCAAAGAGAACTTTTGCATTTTCAATTGAGATGAAATCATTCCATGGATTTAACAGCCCGCTGCAGCAGGAACATTTTAATGAGCGCTACCTCGAAACGGATCGCTTTCCACAGGGTACCTTTTCGGGAAAGATCATTGAAGACATTGACTTTGAGGCAGACGGAAGCCATGAGGTCCGGGCGAAAGGAATGCTGACAATTCATGGTGTGGCGCAGGAAAGGATTATGAATGCTAAAATTATGGTAAAAGACAATGTGCTTACCATCAGCTCCAGTTTTCTTGTGCCGTTAAAGGAGCATGAAATCAGTATTCCCAAAATTGTTTATCAAAAGATTGCTCAGGAAATCCAGGTGGAAATGCATGTGGAACTGAAGAAACTATGA
- a CDS encoding YceI family protein, which yields MKKAAIGVVILMVSVVRLYAQELYYTDNGHVDFYSSAPVEDIKADNNRVTSFLKTNGDLVFAIPIRSFEFEKSLMKEHFNEKYMHTDKYPKANFKGRIINVDEVDFSKDGIYDATVEGDMTIHGITKPYKVEGTLEVKGEQIIAKAKFPVAVKDHDIEIPKLLVKNIAEVVEVTVDITYTPHTKSSSN from the coding sequence ATGAAAAAAGCAGCAATAGGCGTGGTTATTTTAATGGTATCAGTAGTAAGGCTCTATGCACAAGAACTTTATTATACTGACAATGGCCATGTGGATTTTTATTCCAGCGCCCCGGTAGAAGATATTAAGGCTGATAATAATCGCGTCACTTCATTTCTTAAAACCAATGGTGACCTGGTATTCGCAATTCCTATCCGCAGCTTTGAATTTGAGAAGTCATTGATGAAGGAGCATTTCAACGAAAAATATATGCACACGGATAAATATCCCAAAGCAAATTTTAAAGGCAGGATCATCAATGTAGATGAGGTGGATTTCAGCAAGGATGGAATATACGATGCAACTGTAGAGGGTGATATGACCATTCATGGCATTACCAAACCATATAAAGTGGAAGGAACGCTTGAAGTGAAAGGTGAACAGATCATAGCAAAAGCAAAATTTCCGGTGGCGGTGAAAGACCATGATATAGAAATTCCGAAATTATTGGTAAAAAATATAGCCGAAGTAGTGGAAGTAACAGTAGATATTACCTACACTCCTCACACAAAGTCATCCTCCAATTAA